In Salvelinus sp. IW2-2015 linkage group LG23, ASM291031v2, whole genome shotgun sequence, a genomic segment contains:
- the LOC111950220 gene encoding CTD nuclear envelope phosphatase 1A-like: protein MLKTRHRLLGIHTFVGVTSRIWXFXLYILRKQLRTVIQYQTVRYDTLPLSPVSRNRLDAVKRKILVLDLDETLVHSHHDGAGRSKGRSKVRPGTPPDFILTVVIDKHPFRFLVHKRPHVDFFLEVVSQWYELVVFTASMEIYGSAVSDKLDRDILKRRYYRQHCTLDLGSYFKDLSVVHNDLSSVVILDNSPGAYRIHPDNAIPIKSWFSDPSDTALLNLLPMLDALRFTSDVRSVLSRKLQHPLWGFDHPS from the exons ATGCTGAAGACCCGTCACCGCCTACTTGGCATTCACACTTTCGTCGGAGTTACATCTAGAATATGGKKKTTTWTTCTGTACATACTCAGGAAGCAGTTACGGACG GTAATCCAGTACCAAACAGTACGTTATGACACATTACCTCTGTCGCCTGTGTCCAGAAACAGACTCG ATGCAGTCAAGAGGAAGATTCTGGTGCTGGACCTTGACGAGACCCTAGTCCACTCCCACCATGATGGGGCTGGGAGATCCAAAGGGAGATCCAAAGTGAGACCAGGCACTCCACCAGACTTCATCCTAACG GTGGTAATCGACAAACATCCTTTCAGGTTTTTAGTACATAAAAGACCGCATGTGGACTTCTTCTTAGAAGTG gtgagTCAGTGGTATGAGCTGGTGGTTTTCACGGCCAGTATGGAAATATATGGCTCAGCCGTGTCTGACAAGCTAGACAGAGACATCCTTAAACGAAGATACTACAGACAG CACTGTACATTGGATCTGGGTAGCTATTTTAAAGATCTTTCTGTGGTGCACAATGATCTATCTAGCGTAGTCATCCTGGACAACTCCCCTGGAGCCTACCGCATCCACCCTG ACAACGCAATACCCATCAAATCGTGGTTCAGCGACCCAAGCGACACGGCTCTACTTAACCTGCTACCCATGCTAGACGCACTGAG GTTCACCTCAGATGTCCGATCCGTCCTCAGTCGAAAACTCCAGCATCCGCTATGGGGATTCGACCATCCGAGCTAG